One Roseomonas sp. OT10 DNA window includes the following coding sequences:
- the uraH gene encoding hydroxyisourate hydrolase — translation MKGPSLSTHVLDTADGVPAEGMLIELWRMEPGPERIASLWTNADGRTDAPLLTPETFVAGRYELRFGVGAYFAARGKDAGYFDVVALSVGLKADAGHYHVPLLCTPWSYSTYRGS, via the coding sequence ATGAAGGGCCCCTCCCTCTCCACCCATGTCCTCGACACGGCGGATGGCGTGCCGGCGGAGGGCATGCTGATCGAGCTGTGGCGCATGGAGCCGGGGCCGGAGCGGATCGCCTCGCTCTGGACCAACGCGGACGGCCGCACCGACGCGCCGCTGCTGACGCCCGAGACCTTCGTCGCCGGCCGCTACGAGCTGCGCTTCGGGGTGGGGGCCTATTTCGCCGCGCGCGGCAAGGATGCCGGCTACTTCGACGTGGTGGCCCTCAGCGTCGGGCTGAAGGCCGATGCCGGGCACTACCACGTGCCGCTGCTCTGCACGCCCTGGTCCTACTCGACCTATCGCGGCTCCTGA
- a CDS encoding ATP-binding protein: MIRRALPRSLASRTALFLLLALMLVQAAGLTIHALDRVELQQISQAREISSRAFGLWRTLLITPRERRAGVLDEMDLPEGLEAALADQPDARDVIGPPPEPLLRLLRPEALRAAPPRYRPREMLAGIGRGGSLVVSLQLPDGTDWLNLRLSLPPTRPWHSETFLIAFLLMTVAASVLILWATRRLTRPVRDLARAADALGRDVNAPPMPEDGPAEVATAARAFNTMAERIRRFVGDRTQMLAAIGHDLRTPITRLRLRAEFLDDDEQRKRMLADLDEMEAMVNATLAFARDDAASEPSVPLDLAALCRTVLDEAVDAHPEEADAIAYAGPERLTLRGRPIALKRAVANLVQNALKYGGAARVLLQSPQGGVVRLMVEDDGPGVPEESQEAVFQPFRRLETSRNRETGGTGLGLPIARNILRAHGGDVTLANRPDGGLRALVTLPA; this comes from the coding sequence GTGATCCGGCGCGCGCTGCCGCGCAGCCTTGCCTCCCGCACGGCCCTCTTCCTGCTCCTCGCGCTGATGCTGGTGCAGGCGGCGGGGCTGACGATCCACGCCCTGGACCGGGTGGAGCTGCAGCAGATTTCCCAGGCGCGCGAGATCTCCTCGCGCGCCTTCGGCCTGTGGCGCACCCTGCTGATCACCCCGCGCGAGCGGCGTGCCGGCGTGCTGGACGAGATGGACCTGCCGGAGGGGCTGGAGGCCGCCCTGGCCGACCAGCCGGACGCGCGCGACGTGATCGGCCCGCCGCCGGAACCGCTGCTGCGCCTGCTGCGCCCCGAGGCCCTGCGCGCCGCCCCGCCGCGCTACCGCCCGCGCGAGATGCTGGCCGGGATCGGCCGCGGCGGCTCGCTGGTCGTCTCGCTGCAGTTGCCGGACGGGACGGACTGGCTGAACCTGCGCCTGTCCCTGCCGCCCACCCGGCCCTGGCATTCCGAGACCTTCCTCATCGCCTTCCTGCTGATGACGGTCGCGGCGTCCGTGCTGATCCTCTGGGCCACGCGCCGCCTGACGCGGCCGGTGCGCGACCTCGCCCGGGCGGCGGACGCGCTGGGCCGCGACGTCAACGCGCCCCCCATGCCGGAGGACGGGCCGGCCGAGGTCGCCACCGCCGCGCGCGCCTTCAACACCATGGCCGAGCGCATCCGCCGCTTCGTCGGCGACCGCACGCAGATGCTGGCGGCGATCGGCCACGACCTGCGCACGCCCATCACCCGGCTGCGGCTGCGCGCCGAGTTCCTGGACGATGACGAGCAGCGGAAGCGTATGCTGGCCGACCTGGACGAGATGGAGGCGATGGTGAACGCCACCCTCGCCTTCGCGCGCGACGACGCGGCCAGCGAGCCCTCCGTCCCGCTCGACCTCGCGGCGCTCTGCCGCACCGTGCTGGACGAGGCGGTGGACGCCCATCCGGAGGAGGCCGACGCCATCGCCTATGCGGGCCCCGAGCGGCTGACCCTGCGCGGCCGCCCCATCGCCCTGAAGCGCGCCGTCGCCAACCTGGTGCAGAACGCCCTGAAGTACGGCGGTGCCGCCCGGGTGCTGCTGCAATCCCCCCAGGGCGGCGTGGTCCGCCTGATGGTCGAGGATGACGGCCCCGGCGTGCCGGAGGAATCCCAGGAGGCGGTCTTCCAGCCCTTCCGCCGCCTGGAAACCAGCCGCAACCGGGAAACCGGCGGCACCGGCCTCGGCCTGCCCATCGCCCGCAACATCCTCCGCGCCCATGGCGGCGATGTGACCCTGGCCAACCGGCCGGATGGCGGGCTGCGCGCGCTGGTGACGCTGCCGGCGTGA